In Neorhizobium sp. NCHU2750, a single genomic region encodes these proteins:
- the addA gene encoding double-strand break repair helicase AddA — MSELLSDGLATDDLPRSDDSKSWIDWTTVQQSRASDPAGSAWVSANAGSGKTHVLTQRVIRLLLAGCRPSSILCLTYTKAAASEMSNRVFQRLSEWTVLADEELRKRIAAIEGSEPDSFKLAEARRLFAKALETPGGLKIQTIHAFCEALLHQFPLEANVAGHFSVLDDRAASALLAEARRSLLTATSAEGDAELAEAFAHVLDLGDEFGLDTLLSDIVTNRTAIRRFVAEADHQGGIGPRLRQLLGLGEADTEESVAESYWPLPGLSGITLDLYLSLADQKGGSTVHEVAYGLRVVAKEPEAAKRAEHLESIFLTAKGTVKADRSLIASAMVKIAPELASAIDQARNHVFACRDRLRLVRMFVATKAALTLAERLTEDYEELKRRRSLLDFEDLIARTADLLTRDSVGAWVHYKLDQGIDHILVDEAQDTSPIQWTVVKSLAEDFYSGASARETLRTIFAVGDEKQSIYSFQGARPERFAEERSATQVQVRDSGQAFHAIRLPLSFRSTADVLSAVDQVFSVAENAKGLSADGDPVQHRSNRMGHAGAVDLWDVVAPDVSEQEEDWTAPFDSTPDKAPVAILASRIAARIGEMIGRETIIEKGEQRAIEPGDILVLVRKRDAFVNALTRALKRGGNIPVAGADRLRLTSHIAVQDLLALGRFLLLPQDDLSLAALLKSPLFNLSEEDVFEIAALRPEGESAWAELNRLAEEQPLRFRDATERLQHMLVLSRALSPHDLYARLLGQYGGRRKFLARLGTEAGDILDEFLTFALDHETSGLPGLQAFVSTLELESPEVKREQDGGRNEVRIMTVHASKGLEAPVVFLVDSNSKAFNSSHVAKFRMLKTSVGEVPAWLAGKGLSNTLTVADEERLKISAEEENRRLLYVGMTRAADWLIVCGYRGVRDNPDSWQALISRALMLDEDHCSAATFSGPEGEWGGLRWRLPVSAGKTVPVAEHGAAEAAERPSLPPALFKPLSPQKILPRPLSPSGAGTMIDDDADDLIVTSPLFGEKASGSLALQKGKLVHRMMQMLTEFPEAEREAAAQRYLDRAARFWPQRERDDLVTSIMAVLTHADLAPVFSARSQSEVSIMGTLALEGQEFAISGRIDRLVETDNRVIILDYKTNRVPPIETDAVPLSHRAQLAIYREILGPLYPGRIIDCILVYTETAKIITLPVELMARSLAELKTK, encoded by the coding sequence ATGAGTGAGCTTTTGAGCGACGGCCTTGCAACCGACGACCTGCCGAGGAGTGACGATTCGAAGAGCTGGATCGACTGGACGACGGTGCAGCAATCGCGTGCCTCGGATCCGGCCGGTTCCGCCTGGGTGTCGGCCAATGCCGGATCCGGCAAGACGCATGTCCTGACCCAGCGGGTGATCCGTCTGCTGCTTGCGGGCTGCCGCCCCTCCTCCATTCTCTGCCTCACCTATACCAAGGCTGCGGCATCCGAAATGTCGAACCGGGTGTTCCAGCGGCTCTCCGAATGGACGGTGCTTGCCGATGAGGAGTTGCGCAAGCGGATCGCGGCTATCGAAGGTTCTGAGCCGGATTCGTTCAAGCTTGCGGAGGCAAGGCGGCTGTTTGCCAAGGCGCTGGAGACGCCCGGCGGGCTGAAGATCCAGACCATCCATGCCTTCTGCGAGGCGCTGCTGCACCAGTTTCCGCTAGAGGCCAATGTTGCCGGGCATTTTTCCGTGCTCGACGACCGGGCAGCGTCTGCGCTCCTGGCCGAGGCGCGACGGTCTCTGTTGACCGCCACATCGGCGGAGGGCGACGCTGAGCTTGCCGAGGCCTTCGCCCATGTGCTCGATCTCGGTGATGAGTTCGGGCTGGACACGCTGCTTTCCGATATCGTCACCAACCGCACCGCGATCCGCCGCTTCGTGGCCGAGGCTGACCATCAGGGTGGGATCGGACCGCGGCTCAGGCAACTGCTCGGCTTGGGCGAAGCGGACACCGAGGAAAGCGTGGCGGAGAGCTATTGGCCGCTTCCCGGTCTCTCCGGCATCACGCTCGATCTCTATCTGTCGCTCGCCGACCAGAAAGGCGGTTCCACCGTTCATGAGGTGGCCTATGGGCTGAGGGTGGTGGCGAAGGAGCCGGAGGCTGCCAAGAGGGCCGAGCATCTGGAATCGATCTTCCTCACCGCCAAGGGCACGGTGAAGGCGGATCGCAGCCTGATTGCCAGCGCCATGGTGAAGATCGCGCCGGAGTTGGCGAGCGCGATCGATCAGGCCCGCAACCATGTCTTTGCCTGCCGGGATCGTCTGCGGCTGGTGCGGATGTTTGTCGCGACCAAGGCGGCACTGACGCTCGCCGAACGTCTGACCGAGGATTACGAGGAGCTGAAGCGGCGGCGCAGCCTGCTCGATTTCGAGGACCTGATTGCCCGCACGGCCGATCTTCTGACCCGCGACAGTGTCGGTGCCTGGGTGCATTACAAGCTCGACCAGGGCATCGATCATATCCTTGTCGACGAGGCGCAGGACACGAGCCCGATCCAGTGGACGGTGGTCAAGTCGCTGGCGGAGGATTTCTATTCCGGTGCCAGTGCGCGTGAAACGCTGCGGACGATCTTTGCGGTGGGCGACGAGAAGCAGTCGATCTATTCCTTCCAGGGCGCAAGGCCGGAACGGTTTGCCGAGGAGCGTAGCGCCACGCAAGTTCAGGTTCGCGACAGTGGGCAGGCATTTCACGCGATCCGGCTTCCCCTCTCCTTCCGCTCCACAGCCGATGTGCTTTCGGCCGTCGACCAGGTCTTCTCGGTGGCAGAGAATGCCAAGGGGCTGAGCGCCGATGGCGATCCGGTGCAGCATCGGTCGAACCGGATGGGCCATGCCGGCGCCGTCGATCTCTGGGACGTGGTGGCGCCTGACGTTTCCGAACAGGAAGAGGACTGGACCGCCCCCTTCGATTCCACCCCGGACAAGGCGCCGGTCGCAATCCTCGCAAGCCGGATCGCGGCGCGGATCGGCGAGATGATCGGGCGTGAAACGATCATCGAGAAGGGTGAGCAGCGGGCAATCGAGCCGGGCGACATTCTGGTTCTGGTGCGCAAGCGCGATGCCTTCGTCAATGCGCTGACACGAGCGCTGAAACGCGGCGGCAATATTCCGGTGGCCGGTGCCGACCGCTTGCGGCTGACGAGCCATATCGCCGTGCAGGATCTTTTGGCGCTCGGGCGCTTTCTGCTTCTGCCTCAGGACGACCTGTCGCTTGCGGCGCTGTTGAAGAGCCCCCTCTTCAATCTGTCCGAAGAGGATGTGTTCGAGATCGCGGCGCTTCGGCCTGAGGGGGAGAGCGCCTGGGCAGAACTCAACCGGCTGGCGGAAGAGCAGCCGTTGCGGTTCCGCGATGCGACCGAGCGGTTGCAGCACATGCTTGTCCTGTCACGCGCCCTGAGCCCACATGATCTCTATGCCCGGCTGCTTGGACAGTATGGCGGGCGCCGAAAATTTCTGGCGCGGCTCGGGACCGAGGCCGGGGATATTCTCGACGAGTTCCTGACCTTTGCGCTGGACCACGAGACATCGGGCCTGCCCGGCCTGCAGGCCTTCGTCTCGACGCTGGAACTGGAGAGCCCGGAGGTGAAGCGCGAGCAGGATGGCGGCCGCAACGAGGTGCGGATCATGACCGTGCATGCCTCCAAGGGCCTCGAGGCGCCGGTCGTGTTTCTGGTCGACAGCAATTCCAAGGCCTTCAATTCGTCGCATGTGGCGAAGTTCCGGATGCTGAAGACGAGTGTCGGCGAGGTGCCGGCGTGGCTGGCCGGCAAGGGTCTTTCCAACACGCTGACGGTTGCCGACGAGGAACGGCTGAAGATTTCGGCGGAAGAGGAGAACCGCCGGCTGCTCTATGTGGGCATGACGCGGGCCGCCGACTGGCTGATCGTCTGCGGCTATCGCGGCGTGCGGGACAATCCCGATAGCTGGCAGGCGCTGATTTCGCGCGCCCTGATGCTCGATGAAGATCATTGCAGTGCTGCGACCTTCAGCGGACCGGAGGGCGAATGGGGTGGTCTTCGCTGGCGGTTGCCGGTCTCGGCGGGCAAGACCGTGCCCGTGGCGGAGCATGGAGCCGCCGAGGCGGCCGAGAGGCCGAGCCTGCCCCCTGCCCTGTTCAAACCTTTATCGCCGCAGAAGATCCTGCCGCGACCGCTCAGCCCGTCGGGCGCCGGCACGATGATCGACGACGATGCCGATGATCTGATCGTCACCTCGCCACTCTTCGGCGAGAAGGCCTCTGGAAGCCTTGCCTTGCAGAAGGGCAAGCTCGTTCACCGGATGATGCAGATGCTGACGGAATTTCCCGAGGCCGAACGAGAAGCCGCCGCGCAGCGCTATCTCGATCGCGCAGCGCGTTTCTGGCCGCAACGGGAACGAGATGATCTGGTCACCAGCATCATGGCGGTGCTGACCCATGCGGACCTCGCTCCGGTGTTTTCGGCTCGCAGCCAGTCGGAAGTATCGATCATGGGGACGCTGGCGCTGGAGGGGCAGGAGTTTGCCATTTCCGGACGTATCGACCGGCTGGTGGAAACCGACAACCGGGTGATCATCCTCGACTATAAGACCAACCGGGTGCCGCCGATCGAGACGGATGCCGTGCCGCTGTCGCACCGGGCGCAGCTGGCGATCTATCGCGAGATCCTTGGCCCCCTCTATCCGGGCAGGATCATCGACTGCATACTGGTCTATACCGAGACGGCGAAGATCATCACATTACCTGTCGAGCTGATGGCGCGTTCGCTTGCGGAGCTCAAAACAAAGTGA
- a CDS encoding nucleotidyltransferase family protein, whose product MTQNKAPITQAMVLAAGLGTRLRPITDTMPKPLVPIAGKPMIDYGLDALADAGVTHAVVNVHHFADRMEAHLAAYPRLDITISDERSALMNSGGGLKKGLALLDPGLVYVMNADLFWIGETAGEKTNLERLAEFFDPEAMDMALLCVPLDRTTGHNGKKDFQLDADGRLSRYADGGDNPVVYAGAIVMQSSLLDDAPDDAFNLNIYFDRAIAAGRLFGLTINGEWITVGTPEALPEAEAVIARYSVEA is encoded by the coding sequence ATGACCCAGAATAAGGCCCCCATCACCCAGGCGATGGTGCTTGCCGCCGGACTCGGCACACGGTTGCGGCCGATCACCGATACGATGCCGAAGCCGCTGGTGCCGATCGCCGGAAAGCCGATGATCGACTACGGGCTCGATGCATTGGCTGACGCGGGCGTGACCCATGCCGTCGTCAACGTGCATCATTTCGCCGACCGGATGGAGGCGCATCTTGCCGCCTATCCCCGCCTCGACATTACCATTTCCGACGAGCGATCCGCGCTGATGAATTCCGGCGGCGGGTTGAAGAAGGGTCTGGCTCTGCTCGATCCGGGCCTCGTCTATGTGATGAATGCCGACCTGTTCTGGATCGGCGAGACAGCCGGAGAGAAGACCAATCTCGAGCGGCTGGCGGAATTCTTCGATCCCGAGGCGATGGACATGGCGCTGCTCTGCGTGCCGCTCGACCGCACCACCGGTCATAACGGCAAGAAGGACTTTCAGCTCGACGCGGATGGCAGGCTTTCTCGCTACGCCGACGGCGGCGACAACCCGGTCGTCTATGCTGGCGCGATCGTCATGCAATCGTCTCTGCTCGATGACGCGCCGGACGATGCCTTCAATCTCAACATCTATTTCGACAGGGCGATCGCAGCGGGCCGGCTATTCGGCCTGACGATTAATGGCGAATGGATCACGGTCGGGACGCCCGAAGCATTGCCCGAGGCGGAAGCGGTGATTGCCCGCTACTCAGTGGAGGCCTGA
- the addB gene encoding double-strand break repair protein AddB produces the protein MSGVRRNNIFTIPPGAPFLKTLAAAVCDGSLDETFRFDPADPMALSDVTIFVPTRRSARVLRSEFVDLLGGRSAILPVIRPLGETDDDSGFFDLTAPEEMDLAMPIGGTARLLELGRLILAWRNQLPKVVLDIHSESPLVAPASPADAIWLARALAELIDAVETEDRDWSDLKNLKTGDHALWWQLTAEFLKIASAFWPVRLEELKRSSPAKHRATILTSEARRISEKRHKGPVIVAGSTGSVPAAAELITAISRLPNGTVVLPGLDQSMPDEQWAMVDEQTFDGRPDTAGRSHSQFGLARLLKKIGVTRSEVEVIGAIDADLNFRGRAISQALLPAKATDGWNSWRDDADPERLRQAFADVSLIEAASEREEAVAIAIALRLALEKPGRNGGVAQAALITPDRALGRRVAAELARFGILADDSAGASLSGSPQGTLTQLLLEATLRPGDPVAIVGLLKHPLVRLGLPAKDLRAAIDALEVLALRGGVGDMDISTLEPLLETQLEAILDDRHNPQWRASLPEGAEDAARDVARRIAAAVEPLVGAFVARRADGRGLTAKLTLSDWATRTGRALEAIAIDERGDLAGLWSGEAGDRLSGLLAEVIETDGQLEADGPQWIDIVMALTTGEAVKPRSLANPRVFIFGTLEARLQSVDTMILGGLNEGSWPGQTVNNPFLSRSMKTDMGLEPPERRIGQLAHDFEMACGTRNLIFSRALRQGSTPTVASRWLQRLLALGGRKFAEELKSRGEDFRHWASLIDQGENQPGAKRPTPRPPAELQPVKYSFSEVGRLRRDPYSIYARRVLRLDPLSPFNEDPGAAERGTLYHAIIDRYTREGHKPGTPVSRESMARITDELFDAEQLPPHIDRVWRPRFREVARAFLDWEEKRAPELRSTVTEAGAGFEVAEAGIRITGIADRIDLKRSGEADIIDYKTGLSPTASQARSLLDPQLALEAAALQAGAFKTMGVQQPGDLIYVRLRPGDRFRTDRVNNEGSSATAKRQPKSAIDLAQDSIEQLTKFVIKLRKGEAGFASRLIPFAQGDFGGEYDHLARVAEWSTADDDGEADGDE, from the coding sequence ATGTCCGGTGTACGGCGGAACAACATTTTCACCATTCCTCCCGGCGCGCCCTTTCTGAAGACGCTGGCGGCTGCGGTCTGCGATGGTTCGCTGGACGAGACATTCCGCTTCGACCCGGCCGATCCGATGGCGCTGTCGGACGTGACGATCTTCGTACCGACCCGCCGTTCGGCGCGTGTGCTGCGCTCGGAATTCGTCGACCTGCTCGGCGGCAGATCTGCCATTCTTCCCGTCATCCGGCCGCTTGGCGAAACCGATGACGACAGCGGTTTCTTCGATCTGACGGCACCGGAAGAGATGGATCTTGCCATGCCGATCGGCGGCACGGCACGGCTTCTGGAACTTGGACGACTGATCCTTGCCTGGCGCAACCAGCTGCCGAAAGTCGTGCTCGACATCCATTCCGAATCCCCGCTCGTGGCACCGGCAAGCCCGGCGGATGCGATCTGGCTTGCCCGGGCGCTGGCCGAACTGATCGATGCGGTGGAGACCGAGGACCGGGACTGGTCGGATCTGAAAAACCTCAAGACCGGAGACCATGCGCTCTGGTGGCAATTGACCGCCGAGTTCTTGAAGATCGCCAGTGCCTTCTGGCCGGTGCGGCTCGAGGAGCTGAAACGCTCGTCGCCGGCAAAACACCGAGCCACGATCCTCACCAGCGAAGCCAGGCGAATCAGTGAGAAACGGCACAAGGGGCCGGTGATCGTTGCCGGATCGACCGGATCTGTGCCTGCTGCGGCCGAACTGATTACGGCGATCTCGCGCCTGCCGAATGGAACCGTGGTTCTGCCGGGGCTCGACCAGTCGATGCCGGACGAGCAATGGGCGATGGTCGACGAACAGACATTTGACGGCAGGCCGGATACGGCCGGCCGCAGCCATTCGCAATTCGGTCTGGCGCGACTGTTGAAGAAGATCGGCGTGACGCGCAGCGAGGTCGAGGTGATCGGCGCCATCGATGCCGATCTTAACTTTCGCGGTCGGGCGATCTCGCAGGCGCTTTTGCCCGCCAAGGCGACGGATGGCTGGAACAGCTGGCGCGACGACGCCGACCCCGAAAGGCTGCGCCAGGCCTTTGCCGATGTGTCGCTGATCGAGGCGGCGAGCGAGCGGGAGGAAGCGGTGGCGATTGCCATCGCGCTCAGGCTGGCGCTGGAAAAGCCGGGGCGCAATGGCGGCGTGGCACAGGCGGCGCTGATCACGCCGGACCGCGCGCTTGGCCGTCGTGTTGCCGCCGAGCTTGCGCGCTTCGGCATTCTGGCCGACGATTCGGCCGGTGCCTCGCTTTCCGGATCGCCGCAGGGCACCCTCACCCAGCTTCTGCTCGAGGCAACGCTTCGGCCCGGCGATCCGGTGGCGATTGTCGGCCTTCTGAAGCATCCGCTGGTGCGGCTTGGTCTGCCGGCCAAAGATCTGCGCGCCGCGATCGATGCGCTGGAAGTGCTGGCGCTGCGCGGTGGCGTGGGCGACATGGATATTTCCACGCTGGAGCCGCTGCTCGAAACGCAGCTGGAGGCAATCCTCGACGACCGGCATAATCCGCAATGGCGTGCCTCGCTGCCCGAAGGTGCCGAGGACGCGGCACGTGATGTGGCGCGGCGGATTGCGGCGGCGGTCGAACCTTTGGTCGGTGCCTTCGTGGCACGACGGGCGGACGGACGCGGGTTGACCGCAAAGCTCACCCTGTCGGACTGGGCCACTCGTACCGGCCGGGCGCTGGAGGCGATAGCGATCGACGAACGCGGCGATCTTGCCGGCCTGTGGTCGGGCGAGGCCGGCGATCGGCTGTCGGGCCTTTTGGCCGAGGTGATCGAGACCGACGGCCAGCTGGAGGCCGACGGGCCGCAATGGATCGATATCGTCATGGCGCTGACGACCGGCGAGGCGGTGAAGCCACGTTCGCTTGCCAATCCCCGCGTGTTCATCTTCGGGACGCTCGAAGCACGCCTGCAGAGCGTCGACACGATGATCCTCGGTGGTCTCAACGAAGGATCGTGGCCGGGCCAGACGGTCAACAACCCGTTCCTGTCGCGATCGATGAAGACCGATATGGGGCTGGAGCCACCCGAGCGGCGGATCGGCCAATTGGCGCATGACTTCGAGATGGCCTGCGGCACCCGCAACCTGATCTTTTCACGGGCACTGCGCCAAGGCTCGACGCCGACGGTTGCCTCGCGCTGGCTGCAGCGGCTTCTGGCACTGGGCGGCCGAAAGTTTGCCGAGGAGCTGAAAAGCCGTGGCGAGGATTTCAGGCACTGGGCATCGCTGATCGACCAGGGGGAAAACCAGCCGGGGGCCAAGCGCCCTACCCCGCGGCCACCAGCGGAGTTGCAGCCGGTCAAATACTCATTCAGCGAAGTGGGGCGGCTGCGGCGCGACCCCTATTCGATCTATGCCCGGCGTGTGCTGAGGCTCGATCCGCTGTCTCCTTTCAACGAGGATCCGGGGGCGGCCGAACGCGGCACGCTCTACCATGCGATCATCGACCGCTATACGCGCGAGGGCCACAAGCCGGGCACGCCTGTTTCACGTGAATCAATGGCGCGGATCACCGATGAGCTTTTTGATGCCGAGCAGCTGCCGCCGCATATCGACCGGGTCTGGCGGCCGCGCTTCCGCGAGGTGGCGCGGGCCTTTCTCGATTGGGAAGAGAAGCGCGCGCCAGAGCTGCGCAGCACTGTGACCGAGGCCGGTGCCGGCTTCGAGGTGGCAGAAGCCGGTATTCGGATTACCGGCATTGCCGATCGGATCGATCTCAAGCGCAGCGGCGAGGCAGACATTATCGACTACAAGACTGGCCTGAGCCCAACCGCCTCGCAGGCGCGCTCCCTGCTCGACCCGCAGCTGGCGCTGGAGGCGGCAGCATTGCAGGCCGGCGCGTTCAAGACGATGGGCGTGCAGCAACCGGGTGACCTCATCTATGTGCGGCTGCGGCCGGGAGACAGGTTCCGGACTGACCGCGTCAATAACGAGGGATCGTCGGCTACCGCCAAGCGGCAACCGAAATCGGCGATCGATCTGGCGCAGGATTCGATCGAGCAGCTGACCAAGTTCGTCATCAAGCTGCGCAAGGGTGAGGCCGGATTTGCCTCGCGGCTGATCCCCTTCGCCCAGGGTGATTTCGGCGGCGAGTATGATCATCTCGCCCGCGTCGCCGAATGGTCGACGGCGGATGACGACGGGGAGGCCGATGGCGATGAGTGA
- the tsaE gene encoding tRNA (adenosine(37)-N6)-threonylcarbamoyltransferase complex ATPase subunit type 1 TsaE: protein MTDVETLSFFLAGEAQTIEFGEDLALALKAGDCVALSGDLGAGKSTLARALIRAVADDADIDVPSPTFTLVQAYDLRLPVAHFDLYRLGDASELDELGFDEALSSGICLVEWPEMAEGLLPRDRIVLKLEHEGAGRRATISAPAAAIARIRRVLAIREFLTLHGYAHAKRRFLTGDASMRAYERITTETGETLILMDWPRRPDGPAVLDGKPYPKVAHIAEDAYPFVAISEYLLGIGLVAPKVLAVDYEQGILLIDNLGTDGVLDDEGRPIADRYRESVVALAFLHGHPMQQDLPLKDGHIHHVPDFDPVAMKMEARLILDWYLPWKRGAQPSEEERQDYLAIWDGLIAELSGAETNLLLRDFHSPNIIWRPEEAGMRRVGLIDFQDAMIGPTAYDLASIVQDARVDIPKPLADQMMVDYLTLRRALGSFDEPAFLKAWAIMAAQRNCKLAGLWVRLKERDGKPQYLKHMPRTLRHLSVALAHDALAPLRDWCARAGIELPES, encoded by the coding sequence ATGACAGACGTCGAAACGCTGAGCTTCTTTCTTGCCGGCGAAGCGCAAACCATCGAATTCGGCGAGGATCTCGCACTTGCCCTCAAGGCCGGAGATTGCGTCGCACTTTCGGGCGATCTCGGTGCCGGCAAGTCGACGCTGGCCCGTGCGCTGATCCGCGCCGTTGCCGACGATGCCGATATCGACGTGCCGAGCCCGACCTTCACCCTGGTTCAGGCCTATGACCTGCGCCTGCCCGTCGCTCATTTCGATCTCTACCGGCTTGGCGATGCGTCGGAACTCGACGAACTCGGCTTCGACGAAGCGCTGTCCTCGGGTATCTGCCTGGTCGAATGGCCGGAAATGGCCGAAGGCCTGTTGCCGCGGGACCGGATCGTCCTGAAGCTGGAGCATGAAGGTGCCGGCCGTCGGGCGACGATTTCGGCACCGGCGGCAGCGATCGCCCGCATCAGGCGGGTTCTGGCGATCCGCGAATTCCTGACGCTTCACGGTTATGCCCATGCGAAGCGCCGGTTTCTGACCGGCGATGCATCGATGCGGGCCTATGAGCGGATCACCACCGAAACCGGCGAGACGCTGATCCTGATGGACTGGCCTCGGCGGCCGGATGGCCCTGCGGTACTCGACGGCAAGCCCTACCCCAAGGTCGCGCATATCGCCGAGGACGCCTATCCGTTCGTGGCGATCTCGGAATATCTGCTCGGCATCGGGCTCGTCGCGCCGAAGGTTCTCGCTGTCGATTACGAACAGGGCATTCTGCTGATCGACAATCTCGGCACGGATGGCGTACTGGATGACGAGGGCAGGCCGATTGCGGATCGTTATCGCGAGAGCGTCGTGGCGCTTGCCTTCCTGCACGGCCATCCGATGCAACAGGATCTGCCACTCAAGGACGGTCATATCCACCATGTGCCGGATTTCGATCCGGTGGCAATGAAGATGGAAGCCCGGCTCATTCTCGACTGGTACCTGCCATGGAAGCGTGGTGCGCAACCGAGCGAGGAGGAGCGGCAGGACTATCTTGCGATCTGGGACGGGCTGATCGCCGAGCTTTCCGGCGCCGAGACGAACCTGCTTTTGCGCGACTTTCATTCGCCCAACATCATCTGGCGGCCCGAGGAAGCGGGTATGCGTCGGGTCGGGCTGATCGATTTTCAGGACGCGATGATCGGGCCGACCGCCTATGATCTGGCGTCGATCGTGCAGGATGCCCGCGTCGATATTCCAAAGCCGCTGGCAGACCAGATGATGGTCGATTATCTGACGCTGCGCCGGGCGCTCGGCAGTTTCGACGAACCGGCCTTCCTCAAGGCCTGGGCGATCATGGCGGCGCAGCGAAACTGCAAGCTTGCCGGCCTCTGGGTTCGGCTGAAAGAGCGGGACGGCAAGCCGCAATACCTGAAGCATATGCCGCGCACGCTCCGGCATCTTTCGGTGGCGCTTGCCCATGATGCACTCGCCCCCTTGCGTGATTGGTGCGCGCGGGCTGGAATAGAGCTTCCCGAATCATAA
- the trxA gene encoding thioredoxin, whose amino-acid sequence MATVKVDTNNFQAEVLNSAEPVVVDFWAEWCGPCKMIAPSLEEIATELSGKVKVAKLNIDENPELAAQFGVRSIPTLAMFKGGEVADIKVGAAPKTALSAWISSAA is encoded by the coding sequence ATGGCTACCGTGAAAGTCGATACCAACAATTTCCAGGCCGAAGTGCTGAACTCCGCTGAGCCGGTGGTCGTCGACTTCTGGGCCGAATGGTGCGGTCCGTGCAAGATGATCGCCCCGAGCCTTGAAGAGATCGCAACCGAGCTTTCCGGCAAGGTCAAGGTCGCCAAGCTCAATATCGACGAGAACCCGGAACTGGCCGCCCAGTTCGGCGTGCGCTCGATCCCGACGCTTGCCATGTTCAAGGGCGGCGAAGTGGCGGACATCAAGGTTGGCGCCGCTCCGAAGACGGCCCTCTCGGCCTGGATTTCCAGCGCTGCCTAA